One window of the Hoplias malabaricus isolate fHopMal1 chromosome Y, fHopMal1.hap1, whole genome shotgun sequence genome contains the following:
- the LOC136679574 gene encoding gap junction delta-2 protein-like, producing the protein MGEWTILERLLEAAVQQHSTMIGRILLTVVVIFRILIVAIVGETVYEDEQTMFMCNTLQPGCNQACYDKAFPISHIRYWVFQIILVCTPSLCFITYSVHQSAKQRDRRYSFLYPMLERDYTREGTRKLRNINGILVQHPDSVGGKEEPDCLEVKEIPNAPRGLTHGKSSKVRRQEGISRFYIIQVVFRNALEIGFLAGQYFLYGFSVQGIFECDRYPCLKEVECYVSRPTEKTVFLVFMFAVSGICVVLNLAELNHLGWRKIKAAIRGVQARRKSICEIRKKDMAHLSQPPNLGRTQSSESAYV; encoded by the exons ATGGGGGAGTGGACCATCCTGGAGCGCCTCCTGGAGGCTGCCGTTCAGCAGCACTCTACTATGATAGGAAG GATACTGCTGACAGTGGTGGTAATCTTCCGGATTCTGATTGTGGCCATCGTGGGTGAAACAGTGTACGAGGATGAGCAGACGATGTTTATGTGTAACACGCTCCAACCTGGCTGCAACCAAGCTTGCTACGACAAAGCCTTCCCAATCTCGCATATCCGCTACTGGGTTTTCCAGATTATCCTGGTGTGCACCCCAAGCCTGTGCTTCATCACCTATTCAGTACACCAGTCGGCCAAGCAGCGTGATCGCCGGTACTCTTTCCTGTATCCGATGTTGGAAAGAGACTACACCCGCGAAGGCACCCGCAAACTACGCAACATCAATGGCATCCTGGTGCAGCATCCAGACAGTGTGGGAGGCAAGGAGGAGCCTGACTGCCTGGAAGTAAAAGAGATCCCAAATGCACCACGAGGACTGACCCATGGCAAGAGTTCCAAGGTACGCAGGCAAGAAGGTATTTCCCGCTTCTACATCATCCAGGTAGTGTTCCGCAATGCCCTTGAAATCGGCTTCCTTGCGGGTCAATACTTTTTGTATGGATTCAGTGTACAGGGGATCTTTGAATGTGACAGATACCCTTGCCTGAAGGAAGTGGAATGCTATGTTTCACGCCCCACAGAGAAAACAGTCTTCCTTGTGTTCATGTTTGCCGTCAGCGGCATCTGCGTGGTGCTCAATCTCGCCGAACTCAACCATTTGGGCTGGAGGAAGATCAAGGCGGCAATCCGAGGAGTACAAGCACGCAGGAAGTCCATCTGTGAAATCCGAAAAAAGGACATGGCTCACTTATCGCAACCACCGAATCTGGGCCGGACCCAGTCTAGTGAGTCAGCGTATGTTTGA